A window from Mycolicibacterium tokaiense encodes these proteins:
- the eat gene encoding ethanolamine permease: MAAGKRRGIAEHQESSEYLERRQLKTGSAGWLLLAGLGVGYVISGDYSGWNFGLEQGGFGGLAIAAVVIACMYLALVLGMAELSSALPAAGGGYTFARRALGPWGGFATGTAILIEYAIAPAAVATFIGAYVESLGLFGITNGWWIYLAVYALFIGIHLAGVGEALKVMFVITAIALVGLVVFAVAAIGQFDVANLTDIAVDESAAGASDWLPHGYLGIWAAIPFAIWFFLAIEGVPLAAEETARPERNVPRGIIAAMGVLLVTCVTVLVLTTGAGGAAAMSTSGNPLVEALGDGTAARVVNYIGLAGLIASFFSIIYAYSRQLFALSRAGYLPKVLSVTNSRRAPTLALIVPGVIGFLLSLTGQGDLLLNMAVFGAALSYVLIMVSHIVLRRREPDMPRPYRTPGGALTTGFALVIAVLAVIATFLVNPVAAGWCLIVFAAFMVYFAVYSRHRLVGNSPDEEFAMLARAEGDLE, translated from the coding sequence ATGGCAGCGGGGAAACGGCGCGGTATCGCCGAACACCAGGAATCCAGCGAGTACCTCGAGCGGCGGCAGCTGAAGACCGGCAGTGCGGGATGGCTGCTGCTCGCGGGTCTCGGCGTCGGCTACGTCATCTCCGGGGACTACTCAGGGTGGAACTTCGGCCTGGAGCAGGGCGGTTTCGGCGGCCTGGCGATCGCCGCCGTGGTGATCGCGTGCATGTACCTCGCGCTGGTGCTGGGCATGGCCGAACTGTCCTCGGCGCTGCCGGCCGCAGGCGGCGGGTACACCTTCGCCCGCCGCGCGCTGGGCCCGTGGGGCGGATTCGCGACCGGCACTGCGATTCTCATCGAGTACGCGATCGCGCCGGCCGCGGTCGCCACCTTCATCGGTGCCTATGTCGAGTCGCTCGGGCTGTTCGGTATCACCAACGGCTGGTGGATCTATCTGGCCGTCTACGCCCTGTTCATCGGTATTCACCTGGCCGGCGTCGGTGAAGCGCTGAAGGTGATGTTCGTGATCACGGCGATCGCCCTGGTGGGGCTGGTGGTGTTCGCCGTGGCGGCCATCGGGCAATTCGACGTGGCCAACCTGACCGACATCGCCGTTGACGAGAGTGCCGCCGGAGCCTCTGACTGGCTGCCGCACGGCTACCTGGGCATCTGGGCGGCGATCCCGTTCGCGATCTGGTTCTTCCTCGCGATCGAGGGCGTCCCGTTGGCCGCCGAAGAAACAGCGCGACCGGAGCGCAACGTGCCGCGCGGCATCATCGCCGCCATGGGCGTCCTGCTGGTCACGTGCGTGACGGTGCTGGTGCTGACCACCGGAGCCGGCGGTGCCGCCGCGATGTCGACCTCGGGCAACCCGCTGGTGGAGGCCCTCGGTGACGGAACGGCGGCCAGGGTCGTCAACTACATCGGCCTGGCCGGGCTGATCGCGAGCTTCTTCTCGATCATCTACGCCTACTCCCGCCAACTGTTCGCGCTGTCGCGCGCGGGATACCTACCCAAGGTGCTGTCGGTGACCAACTCCCGGAGGGCGCCCACCCTGGCGCTGATCGTGCCCGGTGTGATCGGTTTCCTGCTGTCGCTCACCGGGCAGGGCGATCTGCTGTTGAACATGGCGGTCTTCGGAGCAGCCTTGAGTTATGTCCTGATCATGGTCAGCCACATCGTGCTGCGGCGCCGCGAACCCGACATGCCGCGGCCCTACCGCACCCCGGGCGGTGCGCTGACCACCGGATTCGCGCTCGTCATCGCGGTTCTCGCGGTGATCGCCACGTTCCTGGTGAACCCGGTCGCGGCCGGCTGGTGTCTGATCGTGTTCGCCGCCTTCATGGTCTACTTCGCCGTCTACAGTCGGCATCGGCTGGTGGGCAATTCGCCGGACGAGGAGTTCGCCATGCTCGCCCGCGCCGAAGGTGACCTGGAGTAG
- the rplM gene encoding 50S ribosomal protein L13, whose protein sequence is MPTYTPKAGDTTRSWYVIDATDVVLGRLAVEAAKLLRGKHKPTFTPNVDGGDFVIVINADKIAVSGDKLQTKFAYRHSGFPGGLRSRALGDEMQKHADRVVERAIVGMLPHNKLSRQIQKKLKVYTGPDHPHAAQQPIPFEIKQVSQ, encoded by the coding sequence GTGCCTACGTACACGCCGAAGGCAGGTGACACCACCCGTTCGTGGTACGTCATCGATGCCACGGATGTGGTGCTCGGCCGGCTCGCCGTCGAAGCAGCCAAGCTGCTCCGCGGCAAGCACAAGCCGACGTTCACCCCCAATGTCGACGGTGGCGATTTCGTGATCGTCATCAACGCCGACAAGATCGCCGTCAGCGGCGACAAGCTCCAGACCAAGTTCGCCTACCGCCACTCGGGCTTCCCGGGCGGTCTGCGTTCGCGTGCACTGGGCGACGAGATGCAGAAGCACGCCGACCGGGTGGTCGAGCGCGCCATCGTCGGGATGCTCCCGCACAACAAGCTGAGCCGTCAGATCCAGAAGAAGCTGAAGGTCTACACCGGCCCGGATCATCCGCATGCCGCTCAGCAGCCGATTCCGTTCGAGATCAAGCAGGTGAGCCAGTGA
- the rpsI gene encoding 30S ribosomal protein S9 gives MAEESYEPAAEDDAAVREPIYIDRPIQTVGRRKEAVVRVRLVPGTGKFDLDGRSLEAYFPNKVHQQLIKAPLVTVDRVDSFDIFAHLDGGGPSGQAGALRLAIARALILVTPEDRPALKKAGFLTRDPRAIERKKYGLKKARKAPQYSKR, from the coding sequence GTGGCCGAAGAGTCCTACGAGCCCGCCGCCGAGGATGACGCCGCGGTCCGCGAGCCCATCTACATCGACCGTCCCATCCAGACCGTCGGGCGCCGCAAGGAAGCCGTGGTCCGGGTGCGCCTGGTCCCCGGCACCGGCAAGTTCGACCTGGACGGCCGCAGCCTCGAGGCCTACTTCCCGAACAAGGTGCACCAGCAGCTGATCAAGGCTCCGCTGGTCACCGTGGACCGGGTGGACAGCTTCGACATCTTCGCCCACCTCGACGGCGGGGGCCCCTCGGGTCAGGCAGGCGCCCTGCGCCTGGCGATCGCCCGCGCCCTGATCCTGGTCACCCCGGAAGACCGCCCGGCGCTGAAGAAGGCCGGCTTCCTGACTCGCGATCCGCGTGCTATCGAGCGCAAGAAGTACGGCCTCAAGAAGGCCCGTAAGGCTCCTCAGTACTCCAAGCGCTGA